A stretch of the Rhizobium sullae genome encodes the following:
- a CDS encoding SMP-30/gluconolactonase/LRE family protein → MTAPRTIHPEVRPMLQQPLGVGESPVWDEKTGYLWLVDIQAPAIVRLSAQGKIDSFRMPSAIGSLGLCRDRRIVVALRSGIHLFDPASGSLEFLCDPVGRGVNCRLNDGKVGPDGHFWVGSMSEAKPQVNDAALYRVSSDGMARTIATGLTSSNGLAWSPDGRRMYHSDSRQCFLQAFDFDPATGEPGNAGRLRVFTEEEGRPDGAATDRDGTYWSAGVSAGRLNRISPGGDIVEIYILPVAAPTMPCFGGPDMRTLFVTSLSSDRSGHFEAGTVIAFDVDAEGLPPFRFSN, encoded by the coding sequence GTGACGGCGCCGCGGACCATCCATCCGGAAGTCCGTCCGATGCTGCAGCAACCGCTGGGCGTCGGCGAATCGCCGGTATGGGACGAGAAGACCGGATATCTTTGGCTCGTAGACATCCAGGCGCCGGCTATCGTCCGGCTTTCGGCGCAGGGGAAGATCGACAGCTTCCGAATGCCTTCGGCGATCGGCAGCCTTGGGCTTTGCCGTGACCGCCGTATCGTTGTTGCCCTAAGATCGGGCATTCACCTTTTCGACCCCGCTTCCGGAAGCCTCGAGTTTTTATGCGATCCAGTGGGGAGAGGCGTAAATTGCCGCCTCAACGATGGCAAGGTTGGCCCTGACGGCCATTTCTGGGTCGGGTCGATGAGCGAAGCCAAGCCGCAGGTCAATGATGCGGCGCTTTACCGGGTGAGCTCCGATGGCATGGCGCGGACCATCGCAACAGGATTGACCAGCTCCAACGGCCTTGCCTGGTCGCCAGACGGCCGGCGGATGTATCACTCCGACAGCCGCCAATGCTTCCTGCAGGCTTTTGATTTCGATCCGGCCACAGGCGAGCCCGGAAACGCCGGACGGCTTCGGGTCTTCACGGAGGAGGAGGGCCGGCCGGACGGCGCCGCAACCGACCGGGACGGCACCTATTGGAGTGCAGGCGTTTCTGCGGGCCGGCTCAACCGGATTTCTCCAGGTGGCGACATCGTCGAGATTTATATTCTGCCGGTCGCCGCACCAACGATGCCCTGCTTCGGCGGGCCGGATATGCGGACGCTCTTCGTCACTAGCCTGTCGAGCGATCGCAGCGGCCATTTCGAAGCGGGTACGGTCATCGCCTTTGACGTGGATGCGGAGGGCCTGCCGCCCTTCCGGTTCAGCAATTGA
- a CDS encoding dihydrodipicolinate synthase family protein, with translation MSIATMRQALRGVSGVPVTAYDGNGEVEPRTTAMVYRRVAIAGIHNIVAAGNTGEFYALTPEEIRSVHEAAVSGVDGRAPVTAAIGRSLREAIRMAKDAAAIGATAVMSHQPVDPFAAPCAQIDYFCSLADASPLPLVAYVRADGFNVDDMVRLAAHGNIAGIKFATPDLMLLSRAIAASDPAGALFVCGLAESWALSFTAAGARGFTSGLVNVAPQLSLAVHDALAKGDFEAARAIINRLEPFERMRTKFRNGANVTVVKEAVARSGLNVGPVRVPGLPLLDQKDREELVRLLKGWEVAGDILAPADQ, from the coding sequence ATGAGCATCGCAACCATGCGTCAAGCGCTTAGGGGCGTGTCGGGTGTTCCCGTGACGGCCTATGACGGAAATGGCGAGGTCGAACCCCGGACCACGGCTATGGTCTATAGACGGGTGGCGATCGCTGGCATTCACAATATCGTCGCTGCAGGAAACACCGGCGAATTCTACGCTTTGACCCCGGAGGAGATCCGCAGCGTGCACGAAGCTGCGGTTTCCGGCGTTGACGGCAGAGCCCCTGTGACGGCCGCAATCGGCAGGTCGCTGCGCGAAGCAATCCGGATGGCCAAGGATGCAGCCGCGATCGGTGCAACTGCGGTCATGTCACACCAGCCCGTCGATCCCTTTGCCGCGCCGTGCGCGCAGATCGACTATTTCTGCAGTCTTGCGGACGCTTCGCCTTTGCCGCTGGTTGCCTATGTGCGGGCGGACGGCTTCAATGTCGACGACATGGTCCGTCTTGCAGCCCACGGCAATATTGCCGGCATCAAGTTCGCGACGCCGGATCTGATGCTTCTCTCCAGGGCCATAGCAGCGTCGGATCCGGCGGGAGCGCTGTTCGTCTGCGGCCTTGCAGAAAGCTGGGCGCTGTCCTTCACGGCCGCTGGTGCGCGGGGCTTCACATCCGGCCTTGTCAACGTTGCGCCACAGTTGTCGCTTGCGGTCCACGATGCACTGGCCAAGGGCGATTTCGAAGCTGCACGCGCCATCATCAATCGGCTCGAGCCTTTTGAGCGCATGCGGACGAAATTCCGCAACGGCGCGAATGTTACGGTCGTAAAGGAGGCTGTGGCGCGTTCCGGCCTCAACGTCGGACCGGTGCGCGTGCCGGGACTGCCGCTGCTTGATCAAAAGGATCGCGAAGAATTGGTTCGCCTGCTCAAGGGCTGGGAGGTCGCAGGCGATATCCTTGCGCCTGCGGACCAATAG
- a CDS encoding ABC transporter substrate-binding protein, producing the protein MLKNLLTTITLAGALITAQPSFAASPPNMLVIGTNLTGIRTLDPAQNNARTVSELISNIYDNLVQLSPDDLKTLNPMLATKWRVSEDGKIITLTLRDDAVFQSGNPVTAEDAAWSIQRVIKMGQVGSTDIALWGFTPENVDKLVRAKDEHTLEIELPLAVNTDLVLYSLAGSSIGVIDKKTALSHEANGDLAGAWLSANSAGSGPFALAQWRPNDVAIFNAQKDYWGGAPAMARVVARHIPESGNLRLQLEAGDVDVGQYIASGDLDALSNSKDMVIESVPGLGFYYVALNQKDPDLQKPKVREAFQHAFDWKAISGNIMRYTGFPWQSMIPRGMIGAPEDAASRYDYDPAKAKKLLAEAGYPNGLKKVLNPSGAATLPFAEALQASARAAGLDLNLVPGEFTPAFRERKYEVLLGNSGARLPDPFAVATQYAYNPDNSDEARLGSYYLWRAGMKVDELNALVDQSMKERNAGKRAEIFQKMDGIYSGMDAPLVIFFQRTDPYVMRANVKGYHGHTTWSTRWHDVTKE; encoded by the coding sequence ATGCTGAAGAACTTGCTGACGACGATCACACTTGCTGGCGCTTTGATCACGGCGCAGCCATCCTTCGCGGCGTCACCGCCAAACATGCTGGTGATCGGTACCAATCTTACCGGCATCCGGACGCTCGACCCAGCACAGAACAACGCCCGCACGGTTTCCGAACTGATCTCGAACATCTATGACAACCTCGTCCAGCTGTCGCCGGATGATCTTAAGACGCTGAATCCGATGCTTGCCACGAAATGGCGCGTTTCCGAAGACGGCAAGATCATCACCTTGACCTTGCGCGACGATGCGGTCTTCCAGAGCGGTAATCCGGTCACGGCCGAAGACGCCGCGTGGTCCATCCAGCGCGTGATCAAGATGGGGCAGGTCGGGTCAACCGATATCGCGCTCTGGGGCTTCACGCCCGAGAACGTGGACAAGCTCGTCCGGGCCAAAGACGAGCACACGCTGGAGATTGAATTGCCACTGGCCGTCAATACCGATCTTGTGCTTTATTCCCTCGCCGGCTCGTCGATCGGCGTCATCGACAAGAAAACGGCGTTATCGCACGAGGCGAACGGCGACCTCGCTGGTGCGTGGCTGTCCGCCAATTCGGCAGGAAGCGGACCGTTCGCGCTGGCGCAATGGCGCCCGAACGACGTCGCGATCTTCAATGCGCAGAAGGACTATTGGGGCGGCGCACCGGCCATGGCACGTGTTGTCGCCCGCCACATACCGGAATCTGGCAACCTCAGGCTGCAGCTCGAAGCCGGTGACGTCGATGTCGGCCAATACATCGCGAGCGGCGACCTTGATGCCTTGTCGAACAGCAAGGATATGGTGATCGAGAGCGTTCCGGGCCTCGGCTTCTACTATGTTGCGCTCAACCAAAAGGATCCGGACCTGCAGAAGCCCAAGGTCCGTGAGGCGTTTCAGCACGCGTTCGATTGGAAGGCGATCTCCGGCAACATCATGCGTTATACCGGCTTTCCATGGCAGTCGATGATCCCTCGCGGAATGATCGGAGCGCCGGAAGATGCGGCATCGCGCTACGATTATGATCCCGCCAAGGCCAAGAAATTGCTGGCCGAGGCCGGATATCCAAACGGCCTGAAGAAGGTGCTGAACCCGTCCGGTGCGGCAACCTTGCCTTTCGCAGAAGCGCTGCAGGCGAGCGCCCGCGCCGCCGGCCTTGATCTCAATCTCGTGCCCGGCGAATTCACCCCCGCATTCCGCGAGCGCAAGTATGAGGTCCTGCTCGGCAACTCGGGTGCCCGGCTGCCGGATCCGTTCGCCGTTGCCACGCAGTACGCCTACAATCCCGACAACAGCGACGAGGCGCGTCTCGGCAGCTACTACCTCTGGCGGGCCGGGATGAAGGTGGACGAGCTCAATGCGCTCGTCGATCAGTCGATGAAGGAACGCAATGCGGGCAAGCGCGCGGAGATCTTCCAGAAGATGGACGGCATCTACAGCGGCATGGACGCCCCGCTCGTCATCTTCTTCCAGC